One Halobacterium wangiae genomic window, ATGCTGTTCAACACCGGGAGCATCGCCGTCTCCGTCTTCCCGGTGCCCGTCGGCGCGACGACGAGGCCGTTGCGGCCGTCGGCGAGCGCCGGAATCGCGCGGCGCTGTGGCTCCGTGGGCGTCGCGAACCCCCGCTCGGAGAGCGCCTCGCGGACCTCGGGACCCAGGTGCGAGAACGCGTCCATCCCCCGCGTCTCAGTCACTGTCCGTGGTAGGGGCGTGGCGGCCAAAAGCGCGTCGCCGGTGAAGAAACGTTCACAGAATCGCTTTCCGGGAGCGCCACGCCACTCCCACCGATGAAGGTCGGAACCACCGTCGGCCCCCACATCGGCATCGTCGAAGGCGACACCGACCCCTTCGAATTCGTGGAACCAGCTCTCAACCCCCGGGACTGCCCGGTCGACGAACTCGACGCCGAACGCCGCCGCGAGCAGATGGACGCCGCGGGCCTCGACTGCATGGTCCACCTGCCGCACTTCCCGCACCTCGCCACGACGATCACGGAGGTCGACGAGGGAATCCGCGCATACCAGGAGCGCGCACTCGACGTCGCGGAGACGCTGGGCGCGACGAAGGCCGTCGTCCACGGGAAGTCGAAGGTGGCCAACGACCAGTACCGGGAGGCGTTCGTCGAGCAGGCCGGCTGGCTCGCCGACGAAGCGGCCGAGCGCGGCGTCGAACTCGTCGTCGAGAACATGGGGTACTCGGGCGGCTTCCCGCTCGACGAACTTCCGGACGTGGTCCGGGAGGTGGGTGCGAGCGTCTGCTTCGACGTCGGCCACGCGTTCCGAGAGGGCGGACAGGACGCCGTCGAGTCGTTCCTCGCGGAGCACGGCGACCTTGTCAGCCACCTCCACGTCCACGACGCCCGCAGTCGCGGCGACGACCACATCCCGATCGGCACCGGCCAGATCGACTTCGCGCCCGTGATGGCGTGGGCGTCGGGCCGCGACGTGACCGTGGCTGTCGAACTACTCGTCGACGACTTCGCGTTCCACCGAGAGAGTGTCCGCCGCCTGCGCTCGATGACCCCCGAGTAGAACGACTACACGTGGTCGTACTGTCCGAGCCGCGTGCCGTCGAGCAGGTACAGTTGCGCGTTCGGACAGCCGTCGGGGAGGAACGGCGCGAGGAACTCCTGTCCCTCGACGTTCACCCACGTCCCGCCGGAGAGGTCGTTGAACGCCGGGAACACCGAGAGGTCGCCGTGCGCGTCGATGGTGTGGCCGTGGTACTCCTCGAACGGCGCGGCGACGAGGGGGCCACGGAGCCACGCGCGCTCGACGCGTGTGCCGCCGACGTCGTCCTCCAGGCGGACGGAGGGGTGTTCGTGACCCACGCAGACAGCCTCGGCTTCGAGCACTTCGGGACTCGGCCACGTGTGGCCGTGTGCGAACCCGACGTCGCCGAAGCGGGCG contains:
- a CDS encoding sugar phosphate isomerase/epimerase family protein — translated: MKVGTTVGPHIGIVEGDTDPFEFVEPALNPRDCPVDELDAERRREQMDAAGLDCMVHLPHFPHLATTITEVDEGIRAYQERALDVAETLGATKAVVHGKSKVANDQYREAFVEQAGWLADEAAERGVELVVENMGYSGGFPLDELPDVVREVGASVCFDVGHAFREGGQDAVESFLAEHGDLVSHLHVHDARSRGDDHIPIGTGQIDFAPVMAWASGRDVTVAVELLVDDFAFHRESVRRLRSMTPE